The Salvia miltiorrhiza cultivar Shanhuang (shh) chromosome 1, IMPLAD_Smil_shh, whole genome shotgun sequence genome has a window encoding:
- the LOC130998424 gene encoding probable E3 ubiquitin-protein ligase RHG1A isoform X1, which yields MQGQRNSVSTLPENLSFDHGSTSSDAGMDSQVPWNNMQNSAEARLPEYKIASSDPDTQYSHHIAHSQWSLGETSSGAARSQSDRSERKREHRWSVPSRAALDLEECQLESSNILPLDNVVVDGQGNQTSSGSSLLQIPGPDSISQDLNMCSEFGDQEYDDCQVIEHPNRHISVGSSNEKMPSTGSSSDTLGMSSGCGGYVMEDSDYRPGRSLDGRRLSCKRKALDVQVGQSSGAGSSNCFEHAERSQWHDVTSAPAQISASTVSMSTPPANNLVFSNGSEHGNSRIRLELGEAVSSNPLSSNSRETAGSSRRNFRLRISGSHQQDHIPGIPLPREANVSNSRHSSRLVLRNRLFDLNPNPPVENGNLHGQSILQHIPSVRRNPHSRWSGASSSRTSNSSSAAVSLERETDPMLYEESTSGNIPRSMSEHPMFIPASEMGGSFQQPPNWNLAGGINNIAGNAVSASRAGSTSGINSSLPSPSWSHRSYPQYPRRLTEIVRRSLLSAAGTEPGGQSSSTAIRSSAPSTSQETALPSGSSNHASHLANTRSALLERHLDSPFALHGSLRSMAATREGRGSVMSEQIRHVLDLMRRGEGLRLEDMMMLDHNVFFGMGDIHDRHRDMRLDVDNMSYEELLALEERIGNVSTGLNEETIMARLKQRKYAERRADQAETEPCSICREEYNDGEDLGTLECGHDFHRDCVKQWLMQKNSCPICKTAGLST from the exons ATGCAAGGGCAGAGGAATTCTGTCAGTACATTGCCCGAAAATCTAAGTTTTGATCATGGTTCTACGTCAAGTGATGCTGGCATGGATTCCCAAGTGCCCTGGAATAATATGCAGAATTCTGCAGAAGCTCGACTACCAGAGTACAAAATTGCGTCAAGTGATCCCGATACTCAGTATTCACATCATATAGCGCACAGTCAGTGGAGTTTAGGTGAAACTAGTTCTGGTGCTGCACGAAGTCAATCCGACCGTagtgagagaaaaagagagCACAGATGGAGTGTTCCTTCTCGAGCTGCTCTCGACTTGGAAGAATGCCAGCTTGAATCATCTAATATTCTTCCACTGGATAATGTTGTTGTCGATGGGCAAGGCAATCAGACATCAAGTGGGTCATCTCTTTTGCAGATACCTGGACCTGATTCTATCTCTCAGGATCTTAACATGTGTTCAGAGTTCGGAGATCAAGAATATGACGACTGTCAGGTAATTGAGCATCCCAATAGACACATATCCGTTGGATCATCGAACGAGAAAATGCCATCTACTGGTAGCTCCTCTGATACACTTGGTATGTCATCCGGATGTGGTGGATATGTGATGGAGGATAGTGATTACAGGCCAGGTCGTTCTTTGGATGGCCGGCGCTTATCTTGCAAGAGAAAAGCCCTTGACGTACAAGTTGGACAGTCTTCTGGAGCAGGAAGTTCAAATTGTTTTGAACATGCTGAAAGAAGTCAATGGCATGATGTAACATCTGCCCCTGCCCAAATTTCTGCCAGTACTGTTAGTATGTCAACTCCACCAGCAAATAACCTGGTCTTCAGCAATGGGTCAGAGCATGGAAACTCAAGGATTCGGCTCGAACTTGGAGAAGCCGTTTCTTCAAATCCTTTGTCTTCAAATTCTAGGGAAACTGCTGGAAGTTCTCGCAGAAACTTCCGCTTGCGCATCAGTGGCTCTCATCAACAGGATCACATACCTGGTATCCCATTACCAAGAGAAGCTAATGTTTCCAATTCTCGACATTCATCAAGATTAGTTCTTCGAAATCGTTTGTTTGACTTGAACCCAAACCCTCCTGTGGAGAATGGAAATCTTCATGGTCAGTCAATTCTTCAGCATATTCCTTCTGTTCGTCGAAATCCTCATTCTAGATGGAGTGGAGCCTCTAGCTCAAGAACTAGCAATTCATCTTCTGCTGCTGTTTCTCTAGAGAGGGAGACGGATCCTATGCTTTACGAAGAATCTACATCTGGAAATATTCCCAGAAGCATGTCGGAGCATCCTATGTTTATTCCTGCTAGTGAGATGGGGGGTTCATTTCAACAACCTCCAAACTGGAACTTAGCTGGAGGGATTAACAATATTGCTGGAAATGCTGTATCTGCTTCTCGGGCAGGCTCAACTTCAGGGATTAATTCATCTTTACCTTCACCTTCTTGGTCTCATAGGAGTTATCCGCAATATCCTCGTAGATTAACGGAAATTGTTCGAAGATCTCTATTATCTGCAGCAGGTACTGAACCTGGAGGTCAAAGTAGCAGTACTGCTATACGATCAAGTGCACCCAGTACATCACAAGAAACAGCGCTTCCATCTGGATCTAGCAATCACGCTTCTCATTTAGCAAACACAAGGTCAGCATTGTTGGAGAGACATCTGGATAGTCCTTTTGCATTACATGGTTCACTCCGAAGCATGGCTGCTACTCGTGAAGGAAGAGGCAGCGTGATGTCCGAG CAGATTCGACATGTCTTGGATCTCATGAGAAGGGGAGAGGGCTTGAGACTTGAG GATATGATGATGCTTGATCACAATGTCTTCTTCGGGATGGGTGATATACATGATCGTCACCGGGACATGAGACTGGATGTTGATAATATGTCCTATGAG GAGCTATTGGCCCTGGAGGAGCGCATTGGAAATGTCTCCACGGGATTGAATGAAGAAACAATAATGGCTCGTTTGAAGCAACGTAAATATGCTGAAAGACGAGCAGATCAGGCTGAGACGGAGCCATGCAGTATTTGTCGG GAGGAGTATAACGATGGAGAAGATCTTGGCACATTGGAATGTGGGCATGATTTTCATAGAGACTGTGTAAAACAATGGCTCATGCAAAAGAACTCATGCCCCATATGCAAGACTGCGGGATTGTCCACTTGA
- the LOC130998424 gene encoding probable E3 ubiquitin-protein ligase RHG1A isoform X2, with protein MQGQRNSVSTLPENLSFDHGSTSSDAGMDSQVPWNNMQNSAEARLPEYKIASSDPDTQYSHHIAHSQWSLGETSSGAARSQSDRSERKREHRWSVPSRAALDLEECQLESSNILPLDNVVVDGQGNQTSSGSSLLQIPGPDSISQDLNMCSEFGDQEYDDCQVIEHPNRHISVGSSNEKMPSTGSSSDTLGMSSGCGGYVMEDSDYRPGRSLDGRRLSCKRKALDVQVGQSSGAGSSNCFEHAERSQWHDVTSAPAQISASTVSMSTPPANNLVFSNGSEHGNSRIRLELGEAVSSNPLSSNSRETAGSSRRNFRLRISGSHQQDHIPGIPLPREANVSNSRHSSRLVLRNRLFDLNPNPPVENGNLHGQSILQHIPSVRRNPHSRWSGASSSRTSNSSSAAVSLERETDPMLYEESTSGNIPRSMSEHPMFIPASEMGGSFQQPPNWNLAGGINNIAGNAVSASRAGSTSGINSSLPSPSWSHRSYPQYPRRLTEIVRRSLLSAAGTEPGGQSSSTAIRSSAPSTSQETALPSGSSNHASHLANTRSALLERHLDSPFALHGSLRSMAATREGRGSVMSEIRHVLDLMRRGEGLRLEDMMMLDHNVFFGMGDIHDRHRDMRLDVDNMSYEELLALEERIGNVSTGLNEETIMARLKQRKYAERRADQAETEPCSICREEYNDGEDLGTLECGHDFHRDCVKQWLMQKNSCPICKTAGLST; from the exons ATGCAAGGGCAGAGGAATTCTGTCAGTACATTGCCCGAAAATCTAAGTTTTGATCATGGTTCTACGTCAAGTGATGCTGGCATGGATTCCCAAGTGCCCTGGAATAATATGCAGAATTCTGCAGAAGCTCGACTACCAGAGTACAAAATTGCGTCAAGTGATCCCGATACTCAGTATTCACATCATATAGCGCACAGTCAGTGGAGTTTAGGTGAAACTAGTTCTGGTGCTGCACGAAGTCAATCCGACCGTagtgagagaaaaagagagCACAGATGGAGTGTTCCTTCTCGAGCTGCTCTCGACTTGGAAGAATGCCAGCTTGAATCATCTAATATTCTTCCACTGGATAATGTTGTTGTCGATGGGCAAGGCAATCAGACATCAAGTGGGTCATCTCTTTTGCAGATACCTGGACCTGATTCTATCTCTCAGGATCTTAACATGTGTTCAGAGTTCGGAGATCAAGAATATGACGACTGTCAGGTAATTGAGCATCCCAATAGACACATATCCGTTGGATCATCGAACGAGAAAATGCCATCTACTGGTAGCTCCTCTGATACACTTGGTATGTCATCCGGATGTGGTGGATATGTGATGGAGGATAGTGATTACAGGCCAGGTCGTTCTTTGGATGGCCGGCGCTTATCTTGCAAGAGAAAAGCCCTTGACGTACAAGTTGGACAGTCTTCTGGAGCAGGAAGTTCAAATTGTTTTGAACATGCTGAAAGAAGTCAATGGCATGATGTAACATCTGCCCCTGCCCAAATTTCTGCCAGTACTGTTAGTATGTCAACTCCACCAGCAAATAACCTGGTCTTCAGCAATGGGTCAGAGCATGGAAACTCAAGGATTCGGCTCGAACTTGGAGAAGCCGTTTCTTCAAATCCTTTGTCTTCAAATTCTAGGGAAACTGCTGGAAGTTCTCGCAGAAACTTCCGCTTGCGCATCAGTGGCTCTCATCAACAGGATCACATACCTGGTATCCCATTACCAAGAGAAGCTAATGTTTCCAATTCTCGACATTCATCAAGATTAGTTCTTCGAAATCGTTTGTTTGACTTGAACCCAAACCCTCCTGTGGAGAATGGAAATCTTCATGGTCAGTCAATTCTTCAGCATATTCCTTCTGTTCGTCGAAATCCTCATTCTAGATGGAGTGGAGCCTCTAGCTCAAGAACTAGCAATTCATCTTCTGCTGCTGTTTCTCTAGAGAGGGAGACGGATCCTATGCTTTACGAAGAATCTACATCTGGAAATATTCCCAGAAGCATGTCGGAGCATCCTATGTTTATTCCTGCTAGTGAGATGGGGGGTTCATTTCAACAACCTCCAAACTGGAACTTAGCTGGAGGGATTAACAATATTGCTGGAAATGCTGTATCTGCTTCTCGGGCAGGCTCAACTTCAGGGATTAATTCATCTTTACCTTCACCTTCTTGGTCTCATAGGAGTTATCCGCAATATCCTCGTAGATTAACGGAAATTGTTCGAAGATCTCTATTATCTGCAGCAGGTACTGAACCTGGAGGTCAAAGTAGCAGTACTGCTATACGATCAAGTGCACCCAGTACATCACAAGAAACAGCGCTTCCATCTGGATCTAGCAATCACGCTTCTCATTTAGCAAACACAAGGTCAGCATTGTTGGAGAGACATCTGGATAGTCCTTTTGCATTACATGGTTCACTCCGAAGCATGGCTGCTACTCGTGAAGGAAGAGGCAGCGTGATGTCCGAG ATTCGACATGTCTTGGATCTCATGAGAAGGGGAGAGGGCTTGAGACTTGAG GATATGATGATGCTTGATCACAATGTCTTCTTCGGGATGGGTGATATACATGATCGTCACCGGGACATGAGACTGGATGTTGATAATATGTCCTATGAG GAGCTATTGGCCCTGGAGGAGCGCATTGGAAATGTCTCCACGGGATTGAATGAAGAAACAATAATGGCTCGTTTGAAGCAACGTAAATATGCTGAAAGACGAGCAGATCAGGCTGAGACGGAGCCATGCAGTATTTGTCGG GAGGAGTATAACGATGGAGAAGATCTTGGCACATTGGAATGTGGGCATGATTTTCATAGAGACTGTGTAAAACAATGGCTCATGCAAAAGAACTCATGCCCCATATGCAAGACTGCGGGATTGTCCACTTGA
- the LOC131010650 gene encoding uncharacterized protein LOC131010650, with protein MEEIRARLHFDGCFTVDCAGRSGGLCMLWKFSTTCKLLSFSTHHIDMEIMDSKGRWRLTGFYGFPERSRRRESWNILRRLAGVSSLPWAILGDFNDLLDPRDKRGRVEHPPWLFSGFRAAILDCGLDDIPLLGYQFTWARGLGTAHAVEERLDRCMATASWRGLFPDAALSTYVVPMSDHTPIILNMEGFPTTTSRRKFRFENKWCLEPDLPGVVKNCWTNLHGITIVEKLLAVSDSIATWAQNLHRDERGKKKKLQHIISSLQGRGDPYAINSINGARTELASLLLREEAHWQQRAKQHWLKGGDTNTKFFHAMASARRKKNTIIRLLRDDGDWTASNEEIQDVALNYFSNLFDEPSQQMDYHRILDKLNPCINEDMNGNLTREFSLEEFSTAVSQMHPDKSPGPDGLNPRFYQKFWSVIGEDVYKGCLSWLNEGHFPPGLNHTLISLIPKVDSPSSMKELRPIALCNVIYKIVSKVLCNRLKGVLPDLIDRAQSAFVEGRLIQDNILIAFEAIHSMKRKTRGKFGSFAFKIDISKAYDRVDWGYLDAVLRRLGFCDKWRDWMQMCVRSVSYDILINGKEVGPITPRRGLRQGDPLSPYLFILCAEGLSAMIGHEIARGNLHGLQIGRRGPVISHLMFADDCIFFCRATANECNALKDVLACYEEASGQAINFQKSGILYSSNVTAATKEEISEILGVHQPLNTGRYLGLPSLVGRKKKEIFQYLKDRMWNRIQGWNNKKLSKAGKEILVKGVGQAIPSFCMGVFLLPITLIDEMEKMLNSFWWGNKSGEGKGINWMKWERMCVDKKLGGIGFRSLNLMNIAMLGKTGWRLLTDTDSLVCRVLKAKYFPNTDFLAATVGHSPSFSWRSICSAQDLLRRGIRWRIGDGAQVRVFKDPWLRNGDSFRVTAAGPIFLDDLRVHDVMNQTMTGWNVDLLKSIVGEADFKNIMSIPLLPNAGPDRMIWHYSNNGIYSVKSAYKLASSLTLDTTYKVEGQWDCLWKIDVPPKVKHFLWRAARDNLPSKHRLLSRGVAVGGECPICKSGFENLWHSFFHCSFAEDCWRQGGLQSYISGIIDSCDSFEQAFSLLLRDSDNERKAKVCMLFWQIWRDRNAMVWQDVLPVSSRSILRAAVARSDWKSMRQPATQRQQVVTSCAGWHPIPEGSFKCNVDAAFFEEDQSMGIGVAIRNHEGHFVIGKSKKLPGRRSIVEGELLGIKEALSWIKEQGFVEGWIENDSIQACNLITSGDRNMLELGSIADACRLELRMLPNFRIRHVRREQNVIAHCLAKAARDIITHHVWNEPPSFVEGHLLVPCSCVE; from the coding sequence ATGGAGGAAATTCGTGCTCGACTACATTTTGATGGCTGTTTCACTGTGGACTGTGCCGGGAGGAGCGGCGGTCTTTGTATGCTGTGGAAGTTTTCCACGACTTGTAAGTTACTTAGTTTTTCTACTCACCACATTGATATGGAAATTATGGACAGTAAGGGCAGATGGCGTCTAACTGGTTTCTACGGCTTTCCGGAGAGAAGCAGAAGACGCGAGTCTTGGAACATCTTGCGGCGCCTTGCTGGCGTAAGCTCTTTGCCTTGGGCCATCTTAGGAGATTTTAACGATCTCCTTGATCCGAGGGACAAACGGGGCCGAGTCGAGCATCCCCCTTGGCTTTTCTCTGGTTTTCGAGCGGCCATACTCGACTGCGGTTTGGATGATATCCCTCTTCTTGGTTACCAGTTTACTTGGGCTCGAGGTCTTGGCACCGCGCATGCGGTTGAAGAGAGGCTTGATCGTTGCATGGCAACTGCTAGTTGGCGTGGTCTTTTTCCTGATGCTGCTCTCAGCACTTATGTTGTTCCCATGTCAGACCATACTCCAATTATTCTCAATATGGAAGGTTTTCCGACTACTACTTCGAGGAGGAAGTTCCGGTTTGAAAACAAATGGTGTCTTGAACCGGATCTTCCAGGTGTTGTCAAAAATTGTTGGACAAATCTTCATGGTATCACCATTGTGGAGAAGCTCTTGGCTGTTTCGGACTCTATTGCTACTTGGGCGCAGAATTTACACCGCGATGAACGAGGCAAAAAGAAGAAACTTCAGCATATTATTTCTTCTCTTCAAGGTAGAGGTGATCCTTATGCTATTAACAGTATCAATGGTGCTAGGACTGAGCTTGCTTCTCTTCTGTTGAGAGAAGAAGCACATTGGCAGCAGAGGGCTAAACAACATTGGTTGAAAGGCGGCGACACCAACACCAAATTCTTCCACGCTATGGCTTCGGCTAGACGGAAGAAAAATACCATTATACGACTGCTAAGAGATGACGGAGATTGGACAGCGAGCAATGAGGAGATTCAGGATGTTGCCCTCAACTATTTTTCGAATCTTTTTGACGAGCCAAGTCAACAGATGGACTACCACCGCATTCTTGACAAACTTAATCCTTGCATCAATGAAGATATGAACGGGAACCTTACAAGAGAGTTCAGCTTGGAAGAATTCAGCACTGCGGTTTCTCAAATGCACCCGGACAAGTCGCCGGGCCCCGATGGTTTGAATCCTAGATTCTATCAAAAGTTTTGGAGTGTGATTGGTGAAGATGTTTATAAGGGCTGTTTGTCGTGGCTTAACGAGGGACATTTTCCACCTGGCCTCAATCACACGCTTATCTCTCTCATTCCTAAGGTTGATTCCCCTTCATCCATGAAGGAGCTTCGTCCCATTGCGCTCTGCAATGTTATTTATAAGATTGTTTCCAAAGTTCTTTGTAACCGGCTCAAGGGAGTACTTCCTGATCTTATTGACCGTGCGCAGTCAGCCTTTGTGGAGGGGCGCTTAATCCAAGATAATATTCTTATTGCCTTTGAAGCCATCCATTCGATGAAAAGGAAGACCAGAGGCAAGTTTGGCTCCTTTGCCTTCAAGATTGATATTAGCAAAGCCTACGATCGAGTCGACTGGGGTTATCTTGATGCAGTGTTAAGGCGTCTAGGCTTTTGTGACAAGTGGCGTGACTGGATGCAGATGTGTGTTCGGTCGGTCTCCTACGACATTCTTATTAATGGAAAAGAAGTGGGCCCGATTACTCCTAGACGTGGGCTACGTCAAGGTGACCCACTCTCTccttatttgttcattttatgCGCTGAGGGCCTCTCAGCTATGATTGGCCACGAGATTGCTAGGGGAAATCTGCACGGACTTCAAATAGGGCGCCGGGGGCCGGTTATCTCACACCTCATGTTTGCTGACGATTGTATCTTCTTTTGCCGTGCTACTGCAAATGAATGTAACGCTCTAAAGGATGTCTTGGCTTGCTATGAAGAAGCTTCGGGACAAGCTATCAATTTTCAGAAGTCTGGGATTTTGTATAGCTCCAATGTGACTGCCGCAACTAAGGAGGAAATTTCAGAGATCCTTGGTGTTCATCAGCCTCTTAACACCGGAAGATACCTTGGATTACCTTCGCTCGTGGgacgaaaaaaaaaagagatctTCCAGTATCTTAAAGACCGAATGTGGAACAGAATCCAGGGTTGGAACAACAAAAAGTTGTCTAAAGCTGGGAAAGAAATTCTTGTCAAGGGTGTTGGCCAAGCTATTCCTTCCTTTTGCATGGGAGTCTTCTTACTTCCCATTACTCTCATTGATGAGATGGAGAAGATGCTCAATAGCTTCTGGTGGGGAAATAAAAGTGGTGAAGGCAAGGGTATCAATTGGATGAAGTGGGAGCGTATGTGCGTTGATAAAAAACTGGGAGGTATTGGCTTTCGGAGCTTGAACCTCATGAATATTGCTATGCTCGGCAAGACCGGTTGGCGCCTTCTAACTGACACGGACTCGTTGGTGTGTCGTGTGCTTAAAGCGAAGTATTTCCCGAATACCGATTTCCTTGCAGCTACAGTTGGGCATAGCCCTAGTTTTTCTTGGCGCAGCATCTGTTCGGCTCAAGATTTGCTCCGCCGCGGTATCAGATGGCGGATCGGAGATGGTGCGCAGGTCCGTGTATTCAAGGATCCTTGGCTCAGAAATGGGGATTCGTTCCGAGTAACTGCAGCTGGCCCTATTTTCCTTGATGATCTCCGTGTGCATGACGTGATGAACCAAACGATGACTGGTTGGAATGTGGACCTGCTCAAGAGCATTGTTGGCGAGGCAGATTTTAAGAACATCATGAGCATCCCGCTTCTTCCGAACGCTGGCCCAGATAGAATGATTTGGCACTATTCTAATAACGGTATCTACTCTGTTAAATCCGCCTACAAACTTGCAAGTTCGCTCACTTTGGATACCACCTACAAAGTAGAGGGACAATGGGATTGCCTCTGGAAAATTGACGTACCTCCTAAAGTAAAGCATTTCCTTTGGAGAGCTGCTAGAGATAACCTTCCATCCAAGCACCGTCTCCTATCCCGGGGTGTTGCAGTAGGGGGGGAATGTCCCATCTGTAAGAGTGGGTTTGAGAACCTCTGGCACTCGTTCTTCCACTGTTCGTTTGCTGAGGATTGTTGGAGACAGGGAGGCCTTCAGAGTTATATCTCTGGAATTATTGACAGCTGCGATTCCTTTGAGCAGGCCTTCTCTTTGTTGTTGAGAGATTCGGACAATGAACGGAAAGCTAAGGTGTGCATGCTCTTTTGGCAAATATGGAGAGATAGGAATGCGATGGTTTGGCAGGATGTACTTCCGGTGTCTTCTCGATCAATCTTACGAGCTGCTGTGGCGCGAAGTGACTGGAAGTCCATGCGCCAACCAGCGACGCAGAGGCAGCAGGTCGTGACCTCTTGCGCGGGGTGGCACCCTATTCCGGAAGGGTCTTTCAAATGTAATGTTGATGCTGCTTTTTTCGAGGAAGATCAGTCCATGGGAATTGGTGTTGCCATTCGAAACCATGAGGGGCATTTCGTGATTGGCAAATCCAAAAAATTGCCCGGGCGAAGGAGTATTGTGGAAGGAGAGCTTCTTGGCATTAAGGAGGCGCTTTCTTGGATTAAGGAGCAAGGTTTTGTCGAAGGCTGGATTGAAAATGATAGTATACAAGCGTGCAACCTCATCACCTCAGGAGATCGGAATATGCTTGAGCTTGGATCTATTGCTGATGCTTGCCGTCTTGAGCTGCGGATGTTGCCGAACTTCAGAATTCGTCATGTAAGGAGAGAACAAAATGTTATCGCTCACTGCTTAGCGAAGGCTGCGCGAGATATCATTACACATCATGTCTGGAATGAACCCCCGTCCTTTGTGGAGGGTCATCTCCTTGTCCCATGTTCATGTGTTGAATAA
- the LOC130998466 gene encoding probable serine/threonine-protein kinase At1g01540: MSNGNSSFLKHELWKRTSIFGLHLWVVLGLCVGAAIVVFLFLVSLWFTTRRNRKAPLLSLTSKNSIIPSVSREIRVDPAPDPDKDPKSLPPVPKPDPKEEQRIHIEIGKGHRIAYPGSRSGSGQGSGEATAVGPEVSHLGWGHWYTLRELEESTNEFADENVVGEGGYGIVYHGVLKDQTKIAVKNLLNNRGQAEREFKVEVEAIGRVRHKNLVRLLGYCAEGAHRMLVYEYVDNGNLEQWLHGDVGPSSPLTWDIRMHILLGTAKGLTYLHEGLEPKVVHRDIKSSNILLDRQWNAKVSDFGLAKLIGSERSYITTRVMGTFGYVAPEYASTGMLNERSDVYSFGILIMEIITGRNPVDYSRPPGEVNLVDWLKTMVSNRNAEGVLDPKLPERPSSRALKRILLVALRCVDPNSQKRPKMGHVVHMLEAEEFPFREDRRGHGRAHDRDGRAMEKHIKEAGDSSGYESSIQTDRFSLRNDQE; this comes from the exons ATGTCTAATGGGAATTCATCGTTTCTCAAACACGAGCTATGGAAACGGACCTCAATTTTCGGGCTGCATTTGTGGGTTGTTCTCGGACTCTGCGTGGGCGCCGCCATCGTCGTCTTCCTCTTCCTCGTCTCTCTCTGGTTCACCACCAGAAGAAACAGAAAGGCTCCACTTTTATCACTGACCAGCAAGAACTCCATCATCCCGAGTGTTTCCAGGGAAATCCGGGTCGACCCGGCTCCGGACCCGGATAAAGATCCCAAGTCGCTGCCACCGGTCCCCAAACCCGACCCGAAAGAGGAACAGAGGATCCACATTGAGATTGGGAAGGGTCACAGGATTGCCTACCCGGGTTCACGTTCCGGGTCGGGTCAGGGGAGCGGCGAAGCGACGGCGGTGGGTCCCGAGGTGTCACATCTGGGGTGGGGCCACTGGTACACGCTGAGGGAGCTTGAGGAGTCTACTAATGAATTTGCTGATGAGAATGTTGTTGGGGAAGGAGGCTATGGTATTGTTTATCACGGCGTGCTCAAGGATCAAACTAAAATAGCCGTCAAGAATCTGCTCAATAACAG GGGTCAAGCAGAGAGAGAGTTTAAGGTTGAAGTTGAAGCAATTGGGCGTGTACGCCACAAGAATTTGGTGAGGTTGCTTGGCTATTGTGCTGAAGGAGCTCATAG GATGCTTGTGTACGAGTATGTCGATAATGGAAACTTGGAACAATGGCTTCATGGAGATGTTGGGCCTTCTAGCCCCCTCACTTGGGATATTAGAATGCATATTTTACTTGGAACTGCTAAGGG GCTGACATATCTGCATGAGGGCCTTGAGCCTAAGGTTGTTCATCGTGATATTAAATCGAGCAACATTTTACTGGATAGACAATGGAATGCTAAAGTGTCTGACTTTGGTCTAGCAAAGCTGATAGGCTCCGAGAGGAGTTACATCACCACTCGAGTTATGGGTACATTTGG CTACGTCGCTCCTGAATATGCAAGCACTGGCATGCTTAACGAGAGGAGTGATGTGTACAGTTTTGGTATTCTTATCATGGAAATCATCACGGGGAGGAATCCGGTGGATTACAGTCGTCCCCCAGGAGAG GTGAACCTGGTTGATTGGCTCAAAACAATGGTTTCCAATCGGAATGCTGAGGGGGTTTTGGATCCTAAGTTGCCTGAAAGGCCTTCTTCGAGAGCATTGAAGCGTATTCTCTTAGTTGCTTTACGTTGTGTGGACCCGAATTCTCAAAAGCGACCCAAAATGGGGCATGTGGTGCATATGCTCGAGGCTGAGGAATTCCCTTTCCGCGAA GATCGAAGGGGGCACGGACGAGCACATGATCGCGATGGGAGGGCGATGGAGAAGCACATAAAAGAAGCAGGTGACAGTAGCGGATACGAAAGCAGTATCCAAACGGACAGGTTTTCATTGAGAAACGACCAAGAGTAG
- the LOC131010642 gene encoding uncharacterized protein LOC131010642, with the protein MEEQMASLNLSNEDDELILDDEITADSTVSVDLCLVGRFLTDQPINFNLMRSRLASIWRPGKGVFMKDIGQGRFIFQFFHELDLKRVYEGGPWAFGNFPLILHRLKKGEFPLSVPLDLLPFWVQIHDLPAGFLTEGVGKLLGNFIGSFMEYDNTNSSGVWRQYMRIRVGIRVNDPLKRFKKLKQKDGTPFTVRFKYERLNVFCFLCGKLGHSESYCELLFNEKTKDMKREWGVDLKAADRRSPNLAGDKWLRVEDGGNPSKEAAAARVDIESHIPDPKRKLHENRDINIPVTDAYNYGNQIIPNPHRLALQNITSETNGREAMQTDATSLVLYDDRKRRRGGPLVNHTTSSSANFPTEFSGDVNDEFSSQTAGSGLGAGRAQ; encoded by the coding sequence ATGGAAGAACAGATGGCTTCTCTCAATTTGTCAAATGAAGATGATGAGCTGATCCTCGATGATGAGATTACTGCAGACTCGACAGTCTCCGTAGATCTGTGCTTGGTAGGAAGATTCCTTACGGATCAACCAATCAATTTCAATCTCATGCGAAGCCGACTGGCGAGTATCTGGCGACCGGGAAAAGGCGTTTTTATGAAAGATATTGGCCAAGGCAGATTTATCTTTCAGTTTTTTCATGAGCTTGATCTGAAGCGTGTCTACGAGGGAGGCCCGTGGGCGTTTGGAAACTTTCCCTTGATCCTGCATCGCTTAAAGAAAGGAGAATTTCCTCTATCAGTTCCGTTGGACTTACTCCCTTTTTGGGTCCAAATCCATGACCTACCTGCCGGTTTCTTGACAGAAGGTGTTGGAAAACTTCTGGGGAACTTCATTGGGTCATTTATGGAATACGATAATACTAATTCCTCCGGAGTGTGGCGGCAGTATATGCGAATTCGGGTTGGTATTCGAGTCAACGACCCACTTAAACGGTTCAAGAAACTCAAACAGAAAGATGGTACGCCGTTCACTGTTCGTTTCAAATATGAACGATTAAATGTGTTTTGCTTTCTCTGTGGAAAACTTGGTCATTCGGAAAGCTACTGTGAACTTTTGTTCAATGAGAAAACGAAGGATATGAAGCGTGAATGGGGTGTGGATCTCAAAGCGGCCGATCGGCGGAGCCCTAATCTTGCCGGAGACAAATGGCTAAGAGTTGAAGATGGAGGAAACCCTAGCAAGGAGGCGGCGGCTGCTAGGGTTGACATTGAGTCGCACATTCCTGATCCGAAAAGGAAACTCCATGAAAATCGGGATATCAATATTCCCGTAACTGATGCCTACAATTATGGAAATCAAATCATACCAAATCCGCATAGATTGGCACTACAGAATATCACTTCCGAGACTAATGGACGTGAAGCAATGCAGACTGATGCCACGTCACTCGTTCTTTATGATGATCGAAAGAGACGACGTGGCGGCCCCTTAGTTAATCACACAACTTCCTCATCGGCGAATTTTCCTACAGAGTTTTCTGGGGATGTTAATGATGAATTCTCTTCTCAAACGGCAGGCTCCGGGCTCGGGGCCGGCCGAGCCCAATGA